From the Acidobacteriota bacterium genome, the window GCCTCTTCTTCCTCGACATCGCCTCGCCCCGAACGCGCGCCAATGTGTCGGCCCGCCGGTGGATGGAGATCAACGTCGTCGAGCACCTGTCGCGGCGCGGCTACCGGTTCTCGGGGCCCGCGTCGGTGCACGTCGACGACGAGATCTACCGCGGGGCGAAGGCGCGGGTCCTCGGGGAGGAGGGGGTCGATTTTCCCGTGGCGTCGGTCATCGTGCTAGCCGTCGAGCGCGCGGAGCCGATCGTTTCCCCCGGGTACGATCACATCGAGACGGAGGCGGAGATGCGCGCTTCGTGGCGCGAGCGGCGGGCGGCCCTCGACCGTGAGTTCGAGGGGTATCTGGCGCGGCGGGGAGGCCGGGGGGCCGGATTGAAATAGGGGATGTAAACGAAAATCGATTGACAGCGCGCGTCGATCGGCGTATGGAATCTCAGGTACCCACTCCCCCGCTTAAGCTTCGCCCGCCGAGAGGTCGACCATGCTCAACACGCCCCGCAGTCCCGTCCGTCTCCTCCTCATCGCCTGCGTTCTCGTTTTGCTCGCCGTCTCGCCAGCCCGGGCTGTCGTCCGGTTCGAGGTGCCGCCGGTCGCGCTCGCGGGGCTCCGCGACAGCGGATCGGGGCCGATGCTCTCCGGGGTTCTTGCGGTCGGCAAGGCGGTCGTCCCCGGTTCCGAGGATCGCGTCGTCGTCGAGTTCGACATCTCGGGGCTGTCGGGGACGATTCCGACGACGACGCTCGGCGTCGGCTACGACATCCTCGCCGGCACGGGCGTGGCGTTCCACCTCTCGGCCTACGAGGGAGACGGTGCCGTCACGCCGAGCGATTTTTCCGCCGGAGCGCTCGTGGCTGAAATCCCTCTCTCCGCCAATTTCACCGCGCTCAGCCTGAACGTGACGGCGGCGGTCCAGGCTGCCATGGACGCACACCAGACCTTCATCGGCTTCCGTATTTCGGGGGAGAATGCCTCGAGTCTGATCGGCCACGACGCCGGGTACCGCAGTCCCGTCCTGACCGTCGGCGGCGTCACGAAGTTCGTCCCGACGATCACGAGCATCAGCCCGGCGCGGGTCGCGGCCGGATCGGGGGACTTCGTGCTCGAGGTGACCGGGACGAACTTCGTAACCTCCTTCGGGCCCCAGTTCGCTTTCGTTCAATGGGCGGGAAATCCCATCGCGGCCTTTCCACAGTCGCCGACTCGGTTTCTCGCAAACGTTTCCGCAGATCTCGTCGCCGGGCCGGACGTCGTTCCGATCACGGTCGAGTCGCCGGCCCCGATGGGAGGGCTGTCGAACGAGGTGATCCTCACGGTCTTCGACGTGACTTCCATGTACGTCGACGGCGACGCGCCCGGAGATCCGGGCCCCGGCGACCCGAACGTCAGCGATCCCCTCGAGGACGGGACGCCCGATCACCCCTTCGACACGGTTCAGGAGGCTCTCAGCGCCTCGAACGCGACGAGCACCATCCACATAGGCCCCGGCACGTACGTCGAGGATCTGATCATCCCGCGCGACGGCGTCACGCTCGAGGGGAGCGGTGCGGCGACGACGATCCTGCGGGCGAAGGGCCGGACGGTTCTCGACGGGTACAACGATTCCGGTCCGCTGGACGTGGTCATCCGCAACCTGACCTTCGACGGGGGCGACGTGGCGCTCGGGGCCAACGACTACCCCTCGACGGTGACGGTCGAGGACATCGTCCTCCGGGACGGAACCCTTTCGTTCAACTACACGGCCGCCGTCGTCTCGATTTCCAGACTCGACGGTTCGTCGGCATGGCTCAACTTCGCCGCGAGCACCGACGGGATCGTCACTTTCACCCTTGCGGAGAGCGTGATTGGGACCACCTTCGTCGACGGAAGGACCGGATCCAAGATCGACGTCGCGATCGTTCGCACCCGCTTCAACGGGGAGGGTCTAGGAGTCTCGGCGGGGCTCGACGGCCATCGAACCGTCGTCGTCTCCGGATCCGAGTTCCTCTCCGGGGGAATCCAGGTAGGCGCCGGCGGCACGAACTTCATCGGGGTCGATCTCACGGTTACCGGATCGACGTTTCACGACGCCGGGGTCTCGTTCGAGGACGAGAACGCGCAGGGGAATCAGAGCTTCGACGTCAGGATCGAAGCGAATCGGTTCCTCCACACTGGCGTCTCGGTTTTCGGCGTGAGGGGCACCGACGGCGCGAGCGCGGGGCGCATTCGCATCACGAACAACGTCATGGACGGAGTGCCGACGGGAATCGGGGTCACGTGGAGCTACCCGGACGTCGCCCCGGGCTCGACCGTGTCGAGCGGCTACGACCTTCAGATCGTGAACAACACGCTCGTCGACTGCGGTCGCGGGTTCGATCTGACGACGACCGGGACGCGCACCGCGAACGACGGCCAGACGACTCTGATCGAGAACAACATCATCGCCGGGAGCGGCACGGGGGTGAGGGTGACGGGCGGGAGCTTCACGCCGATCACCTTCCAGGCGAACGACGTGAACGGGAGCAGCATCGCGAACTACTCCGGGGACATCGGCAACCGGACCGGCAAGAATTGGAACATCGCCTCGAGCCCGCAGTTCGTGGACCGCGCGGGGCACGAGTTCCGACTGAGGCGGAGGAGCCGCTGCGTCGACGCCGGGCGAATCACTCCCGAGGTCCCCGCGACCGATATCGCGGGGGATCCGCGCGTTCAGGACGGCGACGGCGATGGGATCGCGCTCCCCGACATGGGAGCTTTCGAGCTCAGGAACCGGAACGCGCCTCCGGTCGAGCCCTAAGCCAGGACCGACTTGAAGACGTCACACGCGCGGCGCATCTCGTCGGCGGTTCCGATCGAGATGCGGGCGAAGGTCGTCAGCGGCGGGAAGGGTCGCCCCACCGCCACGCCGTGCGCGCGGCACGCCTCTCGGAAGGCGCGTGAGTCGCGCTTCACGTCCACCATCATGAAGTTGGCGTGCGAGGGGAAAACCTTGAACCCCGCCCCCTCGAAGAACAGCCGGGTCAAATCGCGCGCGTCGGCGTTGAGCTTCGCCTGCGCCTCGATGTGCCCCTGGAGCTTCAGCGACGTGATCGCCGCCGCCGCGCCCAGACCGTTCACCGAGTCGAAGAGGACGTGCTTACGCATCGCGGCAATCGTCCCGGCCTTCGCGACGGCGTAGCCGACCCTCATTCCCGCCAGGCCGAAGATCTTCGAGAAGGTGCGCGCCACGACGACGCGCGGGCTCTCCATCGCGATCGGCACCGCGGTGCCGTACCCGGGATCGGCGACGAAATCGAAGTACGCCTCGTCCACGAGGATCGTCGTCTCGGGCGACTCTTTCCCCACCCTCGCGATGAACTCGGCAACCTCCCGGGCGGAGCGGATCGCCGCGGTCGGGTTGTTCGGGTTGCAGACGTAGACGAGGCCGGCGCCGGACGCCGCAGGCGCCATGGCGTCGAGGTCGAGCTGGAGCGTCCCCGTCACCGGCACCGCGACGACCTTCGCCCCGCGCGCGTCCGAGAAGCGCGCGAGCGACTCGAACGACGGCGCGGCGGTCACGAGGCCGCGCTCTCCCGACGTGAACGCGGCCGCGCAGGCCTTCAGGATCTCGGTGGATCCGCAGCCGATGAGCACGTTTTCGACCGCGACGCCGTGCCTCATCGCGATCGCCTCCCTCAGGAGGTCCGCGGGCTCGTCGGGGTAGCGGTTCGCCTCCCCGAAGGCCGCGCGCATGGCGTCGAGCGCCGCGGGGGCGGGGCCGTAAGGGTTCTCGTTGCTGTCGATGCGGATGAGCGAGGCCTTCGAGGCGGAGGGGGCCGGCGCGGGATGCTCCTCGGGCGTCGCCGCGAGCGCCTCGCGCCCTCGCGCCGCGAGGATCGAGACCGCCACGGCGCCGAGCCCCGAGGCCGAGGCGCTCCGGATGAAAGATCGTCGCGACAGGCTCATGGATTCACCCTCCGTCGACTTCCAACGCTTCGGCCAGTGCGCGGAACACCGTCGCGAGTGACCGTCTGTGCTCTTCGGCCAGCGTCGGGGCGACCGAGGCGATCGCCCTCGCGAGCGCGGCTGGATCCACCACCCGGCCGGGGGCAGGCCGCGTCCATCCGTCGCCATTCAATTCGGGGGGCGGACTCGAGGGGCGGGGCCGTTCGGCCCGCGCAACCGTCCGCGCGATCGGCGAGGGCTCGCGCTTCGACAGAAGCCCGTCGACCATCTCGCGGAAAGCGCCGCTTCCGCCGGGCGCCGCAATCGTCTCGGCTCCGTCTCGCGACCAGACGTTCTCGAGAATATTCTTCTTGGTCTCGTGCAGGTGGAGCATCCGTTCTTCGATGGAGTTCTTCGTGACGAGGACCACGACCTGGACGGCGCGCTTGGAGCCAATCCGATGCACCCTGGCGATCCGCTGCTCGAGGCGCGACGGGTTCCACGGAAGGTCGAGATTGATCACCGCATCGGCCGCCTGGAGGTTCAGCCCCACGCCCCCGGCATCGGTGCTGATGAAAGCCGCGGGCCCGCTGTGATTGGAGAAAGCGCGAATGAGCGCCGGGCGCCGTCCCACGGCGACGCCGCCGTGCAGGTGAAACGCGGGGAGCCGCAGCTTTCCGCAAGATTCCTCGACCCGCGCGGTCATGTCCGTCCACTCCGAGAAGACGACTGTTTTCCTCTTCTCGCCGAGGCACAGGTCCTGGAGGAGTGCCTCGAGCTCGGCGAGCTTCGGCGCGGGCCCGCCGCCCTTTCCGGGGGACTTCAGCATGTGCGGACCGTCGCAGCAGCGACGCGCGATCGTGAGCAGTCGCTGCATGCGCTCCAGATCTGGGGGCAGTAGGGGCTTCTTGTGCGCGATCTTCGCGACCTGCGCCATCACCTCCTCGTACGTCGCCTCCACGGCGGGGTGCATCGGGACGAAGACAAGTGAGCGAATTCTCTCGGGCAGCTCGAGCGAAACGTCCTCCTTCCGGCGTCGGAGAAACGCCGGCGCGAGGCGCGCGCGGAGGACGTCGAGCTTGCGGTAAAGCAGGACGCGGTGGCCCTCGTCGTCGCGCACGAAGTGATCGCGATCGATTTGCCACAGAGGGGGGAGCAGGCGCTGATCGATGAGCTGCGCGATGGCGTAGGCGTCCTCGATGCGGTTTTCGAGGGGGGTTCCGGTGAGCGCGAAGACGTGTCGCGCGCCAATCGCCTTGAGAACGCGGGCGGTCCGCGTCCTGAGGCCCTTGGCCCGCTGCGCCTCGTCGATGATCAGGAGGTCGGGGGGATGGGCCTGGTGGTGCGGGAGGTCACGCCACACCTGCTCGTAGTGAGTGACGAGCCACGAAGGTCGAGAGGCGATCGTCCCGGCACGCGAAGCCGCCGGCCCCTCAAGTGGGACGGAGTCCTCCTTCAGCCATTTGCGGACTTCGTCCTGCCACCCGCCCCGCAGGCTCGCGGGACAGACGATCGTCACGTGGAGAACCGGCTTCGCCGCCTTGCGGAGCGCCGCGGCCGCGAGAATCGCCTGGACGGTCTTCCCGAGCCCCATCTCGTCGGCGAGGAGCGCCCGTCCCGTCGTCGCCAAGAACTTCGCCCCAGTCCACTGGTAGGGATACGGGTTCAACTCGAGTTGAGGAAGAAGTCTGGCGAAATCGCCGCTCGGAAGGATCGGCCTCCGGCCGACCCGGAGCCTGAGCCAATCGAGTGCGTCGGCCTCTACGTGTTCCCCGAATCCCGAGAGCCAGCGAAGGAGATCCTCCGGATCGCGGGCCAGCGGCCGGAGGGAGTGCCCGGCCTCGTCGAACGCTTCCCGCACCTCCCGCGGCAGCGGCGTCGCGATCGATCGGGCGCCCTTCTCGACGCCGAACAGGCGCGGCTCGATCACCTCACCGAAGTGGAGGTAGACCCGCGAACGGCCGGCGGCTAGGCGATGCCCTCGGGGGGCACGCGCCGGAGGTCTAGAAAGAAACCGCCTCACGCTCTCCACGTGCTTGCACGTGTGGAGCCGGTTCGCCTCGAAGTCGGGGCACTCGCACGAGTGGGGGCCTTCGGCGCCGCCCCGCATGTGCACCAGGTAGGTGAACCCGGAGGCGCTTCCGACGCGGACGAACGGGGGCGTTTCGAATTCCAGCTCGAGCTTCTCGCGGCGGGCTGCGGTGACCCTCTCCTCGAGGGCGCGGCGGCGAGGTGCGTCGGGATCGAGGTGACCGGCGCTCGATGCGGTGGGCCGCGCCGGAACGACCTTCAAGGGCGCCCGCCTGCCGCCGTCGCTCTGGCGCCGCGATCGGGACACGTCGGTTTCGATCAGGGATCGATGAAGGGCCAGCGCCGCGGCCACCTGGTGTTTACAGGGGTTGCGCCATGACGGGCAACTGCACCGATGAACGAGGCGGCCGGCTTCGGACCAGAGAGCGACCTCGAAGTCTCCCGTCCCACCTCGGACGACCGTCGAGATGCTCGATTCCGAGCCGACGAGGTCGCCGACACGAGCCTCCCGCGCGTAACGGGTTCCCTCGCGGAGGGCCTGTCCTTTCGCGCCGGACAGGAATCGTTCGACGGTTCGCAGAGCGATCATGGGGGCGAGATTCCTCCGGAAAGCGCGTGAAGGGTGGACGAGATGGAATGAGCCACGCTATCGCAGCAGGCGTCGCGGGGCAAGGGCTGCGGTAGACGAGAGGCACCCCGGTTGTCGAGGGCGTGGGGGCGGATGGCCCACGACCCGCACCGCAGTTTTCAACGACTCTGGGACGGTAATCGAACCTCAATCGGGAGTCCGACGCGCATGAAGCACCTGGCGAACGCCTGGGAGAGGTGCTCACGGTACGGAGGCCGGAGTCGCAGCCTGGGTCTTCCACGTCCTCTCAACAGTGATTCGAGGAACCCGCGCGGGATTGAAAAGACTTCATGAAACTCGACTACACGGTGATCCGTGACGAGATCTTCCACTCTGCCCTCGTTGAGCATTGCCAGGTTCCAGCGAAACCCACTACAGACGGAGCTGAATTCGCTGGCCCAGGCCTTCTCCGTTGGCACTTGACCTTGCTTGCGCCGTCTAGCCTCCCAACCCTCGCGATACTGATCTAGCGAGAGATGCGGACAGAGGATTGCGTTTTTTACTTTTCCTTGTTCGAGGTCGCATGCCTGAGTCATCACAACAAGATCTGCCCGCTGAATCTCCGAAGCAGACGTCAGTGATTCGGCGGTGTCAGTCGTTGTTACCTGCTCGTTCCACACCAGCACTGGGCAGTCCGGTATGAGATCGCCTTGTGTCAGGCTTTCAGATGCGTCCGCTCGGGAATACCACCCGTCATCCTTCATCGTCATTAGGTGTCGGAGGCCCGAGGATGATTTCGGGCTTCCATTTGGGTAGGTCCATCGTTCGGAACGAGCGTACGGAAACCGCTACGATCTTTCGCTGATGGCTAGGGGCGAAAACACCAAGATCATCCGCGTACTCAGGATCTGGTTGAACGCCTGGTTCCGGGGTCCACGCCGGAACCGTGATGGAGGCGCCAAGTAGCTCAGAGCCACTACCTGCAACCGTGAATGGAGTGTAAGCAGGCCTGATCGTTGTTTCTGTCGAGAACCGAGCGTGCTCGAATGGAACCATGAGAAGCGAGCGCTGTTCGCCCGTGTCGAATGGTGAGACGGCTGTGAGCCGAATGATTGCGCAGAAACCTCCGCGAACAACGTACTTCGGTGACTCCAGGTGGGCGCTTTCGGCCAGGATGTCCGACATGGTGGACGCGCCCGCCAGCCAAGGATTGAGTCGCTCTCCGAATGCCTCTGCCCCGAAGCGTACCGCCGCTGCCCGTCTCATATGCGTTTCTTCCAGGTGGAGTGTTGGATCCCCTCGCTCGTCAGATCTTCAAAGCTCCGAGCGATGCAACCGTGGGCAAGGTCGCACCAACGAACCATCGCGTCCGGACTTGCATCCGAGCTTATACCTCTCGCCGTCAGGTCGAGCGTCAATATCGAGACGTTGTCATCACGCCTAATCGCAGTCGCCACTGATACGCGCAGCCGTCCCGCCCGGTTCGGTAGAGGGAAGCTCGTGTTCCACTCGAAATGCTCGGGATCTGACAAGAATCTTGTCGAGACGTTGCGCCACGTTAGATCAGGGAAGACCAGTCCAATCTCCTGCAATGAATTCCATCCTTGCCCTTGTGGGATGTGGCTGATGTAGCTCAGTTCGTACTGACTCGGTGTGGGTACATTCAGGCCACTCTCTGTCAAGAATCTGAAAAAGGTCGCCTGGTGGCCGCGATATGT encodes:
- a CDS encoding DEAD/DEAH box helicase; this translates as MIALRTVERFLSGAKGQALREGTRYAREARVGDLVGSESSISTVVRGGTGDFEVALWSEAGRLVHRCSCPSWRNPCKHQVAAALALHRSLIETDVSRSRRQSDGGRRAPLKVVPARPTASSAGHLDPDAPRRRALEERVTAARREKLELEFETPPFVRVGSASGFTYLVHMRGGAEGPHSCECPDFEANRLHTCKHVESVRRFLSRPPARAPRGHRLAAGRSRVYLHFGEVIEPRLFGVEKGARSIATPLPREVREAFDEAGHSLRPLARDPEDLLRWLSGFGEHVEADALDWLRLRVGRRPILPSGDFARLLPQLELNPYPYQWTGAKFLATTGRALLADEMGLGKTVQAILAAAALRKAAKPVLHVTIVCPASLRGGWQDEVRKWLKEDSVPLEGPAASRAGTIASRPSWLVTHYEQVWRDLPHHQAHPPDLLIIDEAQRAKGLRTRTARVLKAIGARHVFALTGTPLENRIEDAYAIAQLIDQRLLPPLWQIDRDHFVRDDEGHRVLLYRKLDVLRARLAPAFLRRRKEDVSLELPERIRSLVFVPMHPAVEATYEEVMAQVAKIAHKKPLLPPDLERMQRLLTIARRCCDGPHMLKSPGKGGGPAPKLAELEALLQDLCLGEKRKTVVFSEWTDMTARVEESCGKLRLPAFHLHGGVAVGRRPALIRAFSNHSGPAAFISTDAGGVGLNLQAADAVINLDLPWNPSRLEQRIARVHRIGSKRAVQVVVLVTKNSIEERMLHLHETKKNILENVWSRDGAETIAAPGGSGAFREMVDGLLSKREPSPIARTVARAERPRPSSPPPELNGDGWTRPAPGRVVDPAALARAIASVAPTLAEEHRRSLATVFRALAEALEVDGG
- a CDS encoding pyridoxamine 5'-phosphate oxidase family protein, which translates into the protein MLTDDMRAVIESAHLCFAATVSADGRPNLSPKGTIRVLDEGRLFFLDIASPRTRANVSARRWMEINVVEHLSRRGYRFSGPASVHVDDEIYRGAKARVLGEEGVDFPVASVIVLAVERAEPIVSPGYDHIETEAEMRASWRERRAALDREFEGYLARRGGRGAGLK
- a CDS encoding aminotransferase class I/II-fold pyridoxal phosphate-dependent enzyme, translating into MSLSRRSFIRSASASGLGAVAVSILAARGREALAATPEEHPAPAPSASKASLIRIDSNENPYGPAPAALDAMRAAFGEANRYPDEPADLLREAIAMRHGVAVENVLIGCGSTEILKACAAAFTSGERGLVTAAPSFESLARFSDARGAKVVAVPVTGTLQLDLDAMAPAASGAGLVYVCNPNNPTAAIRSAREVAEFIARVGKESPETTILVDEAYFDFVADPGYGTAVPIAMESPRVVVARTFSKIFGLAGMRVGYAVAKAGTIAAMRKHVLFDSVNGLGAAAAITSLKLQGHIEAQAKLNADARDLTRLFFEGAGFKVFPSHANFMMVDVKRDSRAFREACRAHGVAVGRPFPPLTTFARISIGTADEMRRACDVFKSVLA
- a CDS encoding TIGR04255 family protein; the encoded protein is MNLGSMTSSLDFDNPPVTEVVCGMLFKPVEGFLTPHIGLLWEKFKPAYSTCQDVPPLVPIRESFDQPQSATMELTTLPPLPRVWFVHDEGNSVVQIQRDRFLVNWRKTQPNDEYPRYRKFIQTYRGHQATFFRFLTESGLNVPTPSQYELSYISHIPQGQGWNSLQEIGLVFPDLTWRNVSTRFLSDPEHFEWNTSFPLPNRAGRLRVSVATAIRRDDNVSILTLDLTARGISSDASPDAMVRWCDLAHGCIARSFEDLTSEGIQHSTWKKRI